One genomic region from Croceicoccus sp. YJ47 encodes:
- a CDS encoding vgr related protein, translating into MAPHPAPGACPAGGERGLTDGEKALVASVFGGALDPDPVRIKRRKWFPFQPANTLMAPTGHIHFPARTRLYCDDFAHASLWLKGLFLHEMTHVWQSQQRGKYWLVMMRHPFCRYGYAVMPGRRLTQYGIEQQAEIVRHAFLLRHGFPLIGAPPREQLETILPFTPQ; encoded by the coding sequence GTGGCCCCCCATCCTGCACCCGGCGCTTGTCCCGCGGGCGGGGAGCGCGGCCTGACCGATGGGGAGAAGGCGCTCGTCGCCTCCGTCTTCGGCGGCGCGCTCGACCCGGATCCGGTGCGGATCAAGCGGCGAAAATGGTTTCCGTTCCAACCCGCCAACACCTTGATGGCGCCGACCGGGCATATCCATTTTCCCGCGCGGACCCGGCTTTATTGCGACGATTTCGCCCATGCCTCGCTCTGGCTCAAGGGGCTGTTCCTGCATGAAATGACGCATGTCTGGCAATCGCAGCAGCGCGGCAAATACTGGCTCGTGATGATGCGGCACCCATTTTGCCGCTATGGCTATGCGGTGATGCCGGGGCGCAGGTTGACGCAATACGGGATCGAGCAGCAGGCCGAAATCGTGCGCCACGCGTTCCTGCTGCGCCATGGTTTCCCGCTGATCGGCGCGCCGCCGCGCGAGCAGCTGGAAACCATCCTGCCCTTCACCCCGCAGTAG
- a CDS encoding YraN family protein, with amino-acid sequence MKRQIAEKRGRTAERSAAQYLQSKGFRILAERVRNAGGEIDIVARRETMVVFVEVKWRARAADLDTAIDARRLSRVSAAAAIAMPDYMQDGDDCRIDVLLLAPGHLPRHLENAGQF; translated from the coding sequence ATGAAGCGGCAGATCGCCGAAAAGCGTGGCCGCACGGCAGAGCGCAGCGCCGCGCAATATCTGCAATCGAAAGGGTTTCGCATCCTTGCCGAACGCGTGCGCAATGCGGGCGGCGAAATCGACATCGTCGCACGGCGCGAAACCATGGTCGTCTTTGTCGAGGTGAAATGGCGGGCGCGCGCCGCCGATCTCGACACCGCCATCGATGCACGGCGCCTGTCGCGGGTCAGCGCCGCCGCCGCGATCGCCATGCCCGACTATATGCAGGATGGCGACGATTGCCGGATCGACGTGCTGCTCCTTGCGCCGGGGCACTTGCCGCGCCATCTGGAAAACGCCGGGCAGTTCTGA
- the rph gene encoding ribonuclease PH, whose translation MRPSGRAPDEMRAISIETGFTRHAEGSCLIAFGDTRVLCTASVEERLPPWLRGKGEGWVTGEYSMLPRATHTRGSREAAKGKQSGRTQEIQRLIGRSLRSVTDLKLLGERQITLDCDVIQADGGTRTAAISGAWVALKLAVKGLMEAGAIKQDPLTRKVAAVSCGIFDGTPVLDLDYAEDSNADADANFVLIEGGHIAEVQATAEGATYDEEALLRLLRLARTGCSEIFAAQGKAVA comes from the coding sequence ATGCGCCCATCCGGCCGCGCCCCCGATGAAATGCGGGCGATCTCGATCGAAACCGGCTTTACCAGGCATGCCGAAGGCTCGTGCCTGATCGCATTTGGCGATACACGCGTGCTGTGCACCGCCAGTGTCGAGGAACGCCTGCCGCCATGGCTGCGCGGCAAGGGCGAAGGTTGGGTCACGGGCGAATACTCCATGCTGCCCCGCGCCACCCACACCCGCGGATCGCGCGAGGCGGCCAAGGGCAAGCAATCGGGCCGGACGCAGGAAATTCAACGGCTTATCGGGCGTTCCTTGCGTTCCGTCACGGATCTGAAGCTGCTTGGTGAACGGCAGATCACGCTCGACTGCGATGTGATCCAGGCCGATGGCGGCACGCGCACCGCGGCGATTTCGGGCGCATGGGTCGCGCTCAAACTCGCGGTGAAAGGCCTGATGGAGGCGGGCGCGATCAAGCAGGACCCCCTCACCCGCAAGGTCGCGGCGGTGAGCTGCGGCATCTTTGACGGGACGCCGGTGCTCGACCTCGATTATGCGGAGGATTCCAACGCCGACGCCGATGCCAATTTCGTCCTCATCGAAGGCGGGCACATCGCCGAGGTACAGGCCACCGCGGAGGGCGCGACCTATGACGAGGAGGCGCTGCTGCGCCTGCTTCGCCTCGCCCGCACCGGTTGCAGCGAAATCTTCGCCGCGCAGGGAAAGGCCGTCGCATAA
- a CDS encoding endonuclease/exonuclease/phosphatase family protein, which yields MAAVGLLLTLVSLIPSDQWFIRALDMTREPAMWAAIILAIVAVLVLRAGRWVVAGTFVVIAIVHLLRIWPYNALAGTDIALADPNDESAQCVTALAVNVKVKNDGYAEVIRQIERVSPDLLLLMETDVTWERQLDPVLSQYDYRTQDIQPHAFGMIFASRIPVSGARMVENTSRDTPTLYATVALPNGRRFDFIGLHPKPPIPGMDTEERDANIVRAGTETPNGLPDALVMGDFNDVPWSATTSKFRKEGDWRDPRIGRGTYPTFPADMTWLGWPLDQVMVRGDLELRDFTVMPKNSSDHRAVRTTVCLGDRNAG from the coding sequence GTGGCGGCGGTCGGCTTATTGCTGACGCTGGTATCGCTGATCCCGAGCGATCAATGGTTCATTCGTGCGCTCGACATGACGCGGGAACCGGCGATGTGGGCGGCGATCATCCTGGCGATCGTGGCGGTGCTCGTGCTGCGCGCGGGGCGATGGGTCGTAGCGGGCACGTTCGTCGTGATCGCCATCGTTCATCTTCTGCGCATCTGGCCCTATAATGCGCTTGCCGGCACGGATATTGCCCTGGCCGATCCGAACGATGAAAGCGCGCAATGCGTCACCGCGCTCGCCGTCAATGTGAAGGTGAAGAACGACGGCTATGCCGAGGTTATTCGGCAGATCGAGCGTGTTTCGCCCGATCTCCTGCTTTTGATGGAAACCGACGTGACGTGGGAGCGGCAGCTCGACCCCGTGCTTAGCCAGTATGATTACCGGACGCAGGATATTCAGCCGCACGCCTTCGGCATGATCTTCGCATCGCGCATTCCGGTGTCGGGTGCGCGCATGGTGGAGAATACCTCGCGCGATACGCCGACGCTCTACGCCACGGTGGCGCTGCCCAACGGGCGCCGGTTCGATTTCATCGGCCTGCATCCCAAACCGCCCATTCCCGGCATGGATACCGAGGAACGCGACGCCAATATCGTGCGTGCGGGCACGGAAACGCCCAACGGCCTTCCCGACGCGCTGGTCATGGGCGATTTCAACGATGTGCCGTGGTCGGCCACGACGAGCAAGTTTCGCAAGGAAGGCGACTGGCGCGATCCGCGGATCGGGCGCGGCACCTATCCGACCTTTCCGGCGGACATGACCTGGCTCGGCTGGCCGCTCGACCAAGTCATGGTGCGCGGCGACTTGGAATTGCGCGATTTCACCGTGATGCCGAAGAACAGCTCCGATCACCGGGCCGTCCGCACCACCGTGTGTCTCGGCGACCGCAACGCGGGATGA
- a CDS encoding tyrosine recombinase XerC has translation MTHFADLLAEWHAHQTHNLRRSTHTVRAYQAAAKRLLDYLGGDVGWAELARCDAATLRGHMARRRGDGLSNASAAREISALKAFIAFARQRTGIEHETPPRLRAPRVKKGIPRAITPDEAVGVSDMVAQGSDEDWIGARDRAVLLLLYGAGLRIGEALALDCEAWPPGDTLTVMGKGRKQRVVPIMPIVRDAVVDYLALSPWLARPGDPLFRGAKGGRLSQGVVQKTVAAARQILGLPSSATPHALRHSFATHLLAAGADLRSLQELLGHASLGSTQIYTKVDAATILDIYREAHPRERSGERQPRESG, from the coding sequence GTGACGCATTTTGCCGATCTGCTGGCCGAATGGCACGCGCATCAGACCCACAACCTGCGCCGTTCCACCCATACCGTACGCGCGTATCAGGCCGCGGCGAAACGCCTGCTCGATTATCTCGGAGGCGATGTGGGATGGGCGGAGCTGGCGCGGTGCGATGCGGCGACCCTGCGCGGGCATATGGCACGGCGGCGCGGCGACGGATTGTCCAACGCATCGGCGGCGCGGGAGATTTCCGCGTTGAAGGCATTTATCGCCTTTGCCCGACAACGCACTGGAATCGAACATGAAACGCCGCCCCGCCTGCGCGCGCCGCGGGTCAAGAAGGGCATCCCCCGCGCCATCACCCCGGACGAGGCGGTGGGCGTCTCCGACATGGTGGCGCAAGGCTCGGACGAGGACTGGATCGGTGCACGCGACCGGGCCGTGCTGCTGCTGCTTTACGGCGCGGGGCTGCGCATTGGGGAGGCGCTCGCGCTCGATTGTGAGGCATGGCCACCGGGCGACACGCTGACCGTCATGGGCAAGGGCCGGAAACAGCGCGTCGTGCCCATCATGCCCATCGTGCGCGACGCGGTCGTTGACTATCTTGCCCTCTCCCCATGGCTGGCGCGGCCCGGCGATCCCTTGTTCCGCGGGGCGAAGGGAGGGCGCCTGTCGCAGGGTGTCGTACAGAAAACGGTGGCGGCTGCGCGGCAGATTCTCGGCCTGCCATCATCGGCCACGCCCCATGCGCTGCGCCACAGCTTTGCCACGCACCTGCTCGCCGCGGGGGCCGATCTGCGCAGCCTGCAGGAATTGCTCGGCCATGCGAGCCTCGGCTCGACACAGATCTATACCAAGGTGGACGCGGCGACCATCCTCGACATCTACCGGGAGGCGCACCCGCGCGAACGCTCCGGCGAGCGTCAGCCGCGCGAGAGCGGCTAA
- a CDS encoding glycine zipper domain-containing protein, which translates to MMGAAALSMGGCADNYAVEGAGIGGALGAGVAAVTGEDVITYAAVGALAGGLAGTFKDKNNDCNGFRDRNGNRYIDEDCRNDDRYRNYF; encoded by the coding sequence ATGATGGGTGCCGCTGCGCTTTCGATGGGCGGCTGTGCCGACAATTACGCGGTCGAAGGTGCCGGCATCGGCGGCGCGCTCGGCGCGGGCGTCGCGGCCGTGACGGGCGAGGACGTGATTACCTATGCGGCCGTGGGTGCGCTTGCGGGTGGTCTTGCCGGCACGTTCAAGGACAAGAACAACGATTGCAACGGTTTCCGCGACCGCAACGGCAATCGTTACATCGACGAGGATTGCCGGAACGACGATCGCTATCGCAATTATTTTTGA
- the hemW gene encoding radical SAM family heme chaperone HemW has protein sequence MTLALYIHWPFCAKKCPYCDFNSHVRDTVDVAAWEAALLADMAFEAERTGQRTLTSIFFGGGTPSLMPPELVERLIAAAGRHWSFAEDVEITLEANPSSVEASRFADLARAGINRTSLGLQSLDDKALKFLGRLHGAAEGLAALDTAQAHFKRVSFDLIYALPGQTEEEWQAMLSRALGFGTGHLSLYQLTIEPGTRFATDLRQGAFAMPEEDLSAEMFAMTRAMTAAAGLPAYEVSNHARPGGESRHNLTYWRYGDYAGIGPGAHGLRCATATQRHRKPENFLTAVRRDGHGICDSHPLPTGEQAAEALMMGLRLDEGVDLDRLSARFGMPMDGLVAMRQVALYRDLGFVTLDGSRLTVTPRGMVLLDGLLGELVQPELLLS, from the coding sequence ATGACGCTTGCGCTTTACATCCACTGGCCCTTCTGCGCGAAGAAATGCCCCTACTGTGATTTTAACAGCCATGTGCGCGATACGGTGGACGTGGCCGCGTGGGAGGCGGCGCTGCTCGCCGACATGGCGTTCGAGGCGGAGCGGACGGGTCAACGCACCCTCACCTCGATCTTTTTCGGGGGCGGCACCCCGTCCCTCATGCCGCCGGAACTGGTCGAGCGGCTGATCGCGGCGGCGGGGCGGCACTGGTCCTTTGCGGAGGATGTCGAGATCACGCTGGAGGCCAATCCCTCCTCGGTCGAGGCATCGCGCTTTGCCGATCTGGCGCGGGCGGGGATTAACCGGACCTCGCTCGGTTTGCAAAGTCTGGATGACAAGGCGTTGAAATTCCTGGGACGACTGCACGGCGCGGCGGAGGGTCTTGCCGCGCTCGACACGGCGCAGGCGCATTTCAAGCGGGTCAGTTTCGACCTCATCTACGCCCTCCCCGGTCAGACGGAGGAGGAATGGCAAGCGATGCTCTCCCGCGCACTCGGCTTCGGGACGGGGCATCTTTCGCTGTATCAGCTCACGATCGAGCCGGGCACCCGCTTCGCCACCGACCTGCGCCAAGGCGCCTTCGCCATGCCGGAGGAGGATCTGTCCGCCGAGATGTTCGCCATGACGCGCGCGATGACCGCGGCGGCGGGGCTGCCCGCCTATGAGGTGAGCAATCATGCGCGGCCGGGGGGGGAAAGCCGCCACAATCTCACCTACTGGCGCTATGGCGATTATGCGGGGATCGGACCGGGCGCGCATGGCCTGCGTTGCGCCACGGCGACGCAGCGACACCGCAAGCCGGAGAATTTCCTCACCGCGGTCCGGCGGGACGGTCACGGCATTTGCGACAGCCATCCCCTGCCGACGGGCGAGCAGGCGGCAGAGGCGCTGATGATGGGCCTCCGGCTGGACGAGGGTGTCGATCTCGACCGGCTTTCGGCGCGGTTCGGCATGCCGATGGACGGGCTGGTGGCGATGCGGCAGGTGGCGCTGTACCGCGATCTCGGTTTCGTCACGCTCGATGGCTCGCGGCTTACCGTGACGCCGCGGGGGATGGTCCTGCTCGACGGTCTGCTGGGCGAGCTGGTGCAGCCCGAATTGCTGCTATCGTGA
- the rdgB gene encoding RdgB/HAM1 family non-canonical purine NTP pyrophosphatase has protein sequence MSDNPRLGAGSLVIATHNAGKLKEISALLEPYGMKCLSAGSLGLPEPAETGTTFVENALIKAHAAAKSSQLPALADDSGMSVAALDGRPGVYTADWAERQWFEGDAGRDWYMAMGKVEGMLAERGPDVARDAWFSCVLAIAWPDGRQAVYEGRVDGSLTWPPRGQLGFGYDPVFVPAGRDRTFAEIDPAEKHRVSHRAHAFAKLRADQFGA, from the coding sequence ATGAGTGACAATCCCCGTCTCGGCGCCGGTTCGCTGGTGATCGCAACCCATAATGCAGGCAAGCTGAAGGAGATTTCCGCCCTTCTCGAACCCTATGGGATGAAATGTCTTTCGGCAGGCTCGCTCGGCCTGCCGGAGCCGGCGGAGACGGGGACGACCTTCGTTGAAAACGCGCTGATCAAGGCGCATGCGGCGGCAAAATCCTCGCAATTGCCGGCGCTGGCCGATGACAGCGGCATGTCGGTTGCCGCGCTGGACGGGCGGCCGGGCGTCTACACCGCGGACTGGGCCGAACGGCAATGGTTCGAGGGCGATGCCGGGCGCGACTGGTACATGGCGATGGGCAAGGTCGAGGGCATGCTGGCCGAGCGCGGGCCGGACGTCGCGCGCGACGCGTGGTTCAGCTGCGTTCTCGCCATCGCCTGGCCCGACGGGCGGCAAGCGGTGTACGAAGGGCGCGTAGACGGTTCGCTGACATGGCCGCCGCGCGGGCAGCTGGGCTTTGGATACGATCCCGTCTTCGTGCCCGCGGGCCGCGACCGGACCTTCGCCGAAATCGACCCGGCGGAAAAACACAGGGTCAGCCACCGCGCCCATGCCTTTGCCAAATTGCGCGCGGATCAGTTCGGCGCCTGA
- the hrcA gene encoding heat-inducible transcriptional repressor HrcA: MTAPPITELTTRAREIFRLVVEGYIETGAPVGSKLLAGADGVNLSPASIRSVLADLERAGLLSAPHTSAGRMPTESGLRLFVDGMMQVAEPTEQERATIERELANPGPVETALSRTSEALSNLSACAGVVMVPPREPRLDQFSLVPLGQGRALVVMVGEDGGIENRVIEVPAGAGPSALEQAANLISAQLQGRTLPEASQAVRHELDADRASLDAAARDLAERGLAILSEDAARRPVLIVRGQARLLDDGAVADLERVRSLIDDIERSEQVARLLDSARDAQAARIFIGSENKLFSLSGSSVIASPYRDREGRVIGVVGVIGPTRLNYARLVPMVDFTARSLGHSLGNPRG, translated from the coding sequence ATGACAGCCCCGCCCATCACCGAACTGACCACTCGCGCACGCGAAATCTTTCGCCTGGTGGTCGAGGGATACATCGAAACGGGCGCGCCGGTCGGGTCGAAATTGCTGGCAGGGGCGGATGGGGTCAATCTTTCGCCCGCGTCGATCCGGTCGGTCCTGGCCGATCTGGAACGCGCCGGGCTGTTGTCCGCGCCGCATACCAGCGCGGGGCGGATGCCGACGGAAAGCGGGCTGCGCCTGTTTGTCGATGGCATGATGCAGGTCGCCGAACCGACCGAGCAGGAACGCGCCACGATCGAGCGCGAGCTTGCCAATCCCGGCCCGGTGGAGACGGCGCTTTCGCGGACGAGCGAGGCGTTGTCGAACCTGTCCGCATGCGCCGGCGTGGTCATGGTGCCGCCGCGCGAACCCCGCCTTGACCAGTTCAGCCTCGTGCCGCTGGGGCAGGGGCGCGCGCTTGTCGTGATGGTGGGCGAGGATGGGGGCATCGAGAACCGCGTGATCGAAGTGCCTGCCGGCGCCGGTCCCTCCGCTCTAGAGCAGGCGGCCAATTTAATCAGCGCCCAATTGCAGGGCCGCACCCTGCCCGAAGCGTCGCAGGCCGTGCGCCACGAGCTCGACGCCGACCGGGCGAGCCTCGATGCCGCGGCGCGCGACCTTGCCGAACGGGGCCTTGCGATATTGAGCGAGGATGCCGCGCGGCGCCCGGTGCTGATCGTGCGGGGACAGGCGCGGCTGCTGGACGACGGGGCGGTGGCGGATCTCGAACGGGTGCGCTCGCTTATCGACGACATCGAACGCTCCGAACAGGTGGCGCGCCTGCTCGACAGCGCGCGCGATGCGCAGGCGGCGCGGATTTTCATCGGGTCGGAGAACAAGCTGTTCTCGCTTTCGGGGTCGTCGGTCATCGCTTCGCCCTATCGCGACCGCGAAGGGCGGGTGATCGGCGTGGTGGGGGTCATCGGCCCGACGCGGTTGAATTACGCGCGGCTCGTCCCCATGGTGGATTTCACGGCCCGGTCATTGGGGCATTCGCTGGGCAATCCGCGCGGATGA
- the gshB gene encoding glutathione synthase, giving the protein MSEQLRVAVQMDPMDSINIAGDSSFALMMAAQARGHTLFHYDVRSLSWQDGRVTAFAAPVTVRDVAGDHFDMGDHRTIDLGRDVDLVLMRQDPPFDIGYLTGTWLLERIAGETLVVNDPVSVRNAPEKVYVLDYARFMPPTLITRRIEEVRHFQEKHGAIVLKPLHGNGGKAVFRVDADGANLSALMEMFNQTWPEPHMVQPFLPEVAKGDKRIVLIDGEVAGAINRKPGEREFRSNLAQGGFAEAAELTPREREICDAMGPDLREKGLTFVGIDVIGGEWLTEINVTSPTGIVAIDRFNGSDCAGMIWTAIERRIAARAQS; this is encoded by the coding sequence GTGTCCGAACAATTGCGCGTCGCGGTCCAGATGGATCCGATGGATTCGATCAATATCGCCGGCGACAGCAGCTTTGCCCTGATGATGGCGGCGCAGGCGCGGGGGCATACGCTGTTCCATTACGACGTGCGTTCGTTGAGCTGGCAGGACGGGCGCGTGACCGCCTTCGCCGCGCCGGTGACGGTGCGCGATGTCGCGGGCGATCATTTCGACATGGGCGATCATCGCACGATAGACCTCGGCCGCGATGTCGATCTCGTGCTGATGCGGCAGGATCCGCCGTTCGACATCGGCTATCTCACCGGCACCTGGCTGCTGGAGCGGATTGCGGGGGAGACGCTGGTGGTGAACGACCCGGTTTCGGTGCGCAACGCGCCGGAAAAGGTCTATGTCCTCGATTATGCGCGCTTCATGCCGCCCACGCTCATCACCCGGCGGATCGAGGAGGTGCGGCATTTCCAGGAAAAGCACGGCGCGATCGTGCTCAAACCCCTGCACGGCAACGGGGGGAAGGCGGTGTTTCGCGTCGATGCGGATGGCGCGAACCTGTCCGCGCTGATGGAAATGTTCAACCAGACCTGGCCCGAACCGCACATGGTGCAGCCCTTCCTTCCCGAAGTGGCGAAGGGCGACAAGCGCATCGTGCTGATCGACGGGGAGGTGGCCGGCGCCATCAACCGCAAGCCGGGCGAGCGGGAGTTCCGCTCCAACCTGGCGCAGGGCGGCTTTGCCGAGGCGGCGGAACTGACCCCGCGCGAACGGGAAATCTGCGACGCGATGGGGCCGGACCTGCGCGAAAAGGGGCTGACGTTCGTGGGCATCGACGTGATCGGCGGCGAATGGCTGACCGAGATCAACGTGACCTCGCCCACCGGCATCGTCGCCATCGACCGTTTCAACGGCAGCGATTGCGCCGGCATGATCTGGACCGCGATCGAGCGCCGGATCGCCGCGCGGGCGCAATCCTGA
- a CDS encoding nucleotide exchange factor GrpE encodes MNDEGTHDEAVEHELKGVPEDMLDDGTPEEEGEAGGGDRVAELENELAEAKQQVLYARAETQNVRRRMEKDVADARAYAATGFARDILSVYDNMQRALEAIPPAMREDEKMKGLVAGLEATGRELDKIFGQHGITRIAAKGLPLDPNQHQAMIEVPSDEEPGTVVQEMQSGWMIRERLLRPAMVGVAKKPD; translated from the coding sequence ATGAACGACGAAGGCACTCACGACGAAGCGGTGGAACACGAACTGAAAGGCGTGCCCGAAGACATGCTGGACGATGGAACGCCGGAGGAAGAGGGCGAGGCAGGCGGCGGCGACCGCGTCGCGGAACTGGAAAACGAACTCGCCGAGGCGAAGCAGCAGGTGCTCTATGCCCGCGCCGAGACGCAGAACGTGCGGCGCCGCATGGAGAAGGACGTCGCCGATGCCCGCGCCTATGCCGCGACCGGTTTTGCGCGCGACATTCTCTCCGTCTATGACAACATGCAGCGCGCGCTGGAAGCGATCCCGCCCGCCATGCGCGAGGACGAGAAGATGAAGGGTCTCGTCGCCGGGCTGGAGGCGACGGGCCGCGAGCTCGACAAGATTTTCGGGCAGCATGGCATCACCCGCATCGCGGCCAAGGGGCTCCCCCTCGACCCCAATCAGCATCAGGCCATGATCGAGGTTCCGTCGGATGAAGAACCCGGCACGGTGGTGCAGGAAATGCAGAGCGGCTGGATGATCCGCGAGCGTCTTCTTCGCCCCGCCATGGTGGGTGTCGCGAAAAAGCCGGATTGA
- the rsmI gene encoding 16S rRNA (cytidine(1402)-2'-O)-methyltransferase, translating into MTENAVPGQHDGAPLAPGLYIVATPIGNLGDMTIRAADVLSRCDAVACEDTRVAGKLLHHIGAKKRLVRYDDHASEETRDFLLGLMAQSAVALVSDAGTPLISDPGYRLVRAAREAGLAITSLPGPSAAIVALTLSGLPTDRFLFAGFFPVKDKARADVLAELGAVAATLVFYETGPRLVSALGAIAAICPEREVSVARELTKKFEECRTGSAAALADHYTAHPPKGEIVLMVGPPVAAAAQDIDIDAALRAEMAQRKPSQAAAHVAKAHGLDRKALYARAMELKSP; encoded by the coding sequence ATGACCGAAAATGCCGTTCCGGGCCAGCACGATGGCGCGCCCCTTGCTCCGGGCCTTTATATTGTCGCCACGCCGATTGGCAATCTTGGCGACATGACAATCCGCGCCGCCGACGTGCTTTCCCGGTGCGATGCCGTCGCGTGCGAGGATACGCGCGTCGCGGGAAAATTGCTCCACCATATCGGGGCGAAGAAACGGCTCGTGCGCTATGACGACCATGCGAGCGAGGAGACGCGCGACTTTCTCCTCGGCCTGATGGCGCAAAGTGCCGTCGCGCTGGTGTCGGACGCGGGGACGCCGCTGATTTCCGATCCGGGCTACCGGCTGGTGCGGGCCGCGCGCGAGGCGGGTCTTGCCATCACCAGCCTGCCGGGGCCGAGCGCGGCTATCGTCGCACTCACCCTGTCGGGCCTGCCGACGGACCGATTCCTGTTCGCCGGGTTCTTTCCGGTCAAGGACAAGGCGCGCGCCGACGTGCTCGCCGAACTGGGCGCGGTGGCAGCGACGCTGGTGTTCTACGAAACCGGGCCGCGCCTCGTTTCGGCGTTGGGTGCGATCGCGGCGATCTGTCCTGAGCGGGAAGTCTCCGTCGCGCGCGAACTGACCAAGAAGTTCGAGGAATGCCGCACCGGGTCCGCCGCCGCGCTCGCCGATCACTACACCGCGCATCCGCCCAAGGGGGAGATCGTGTTGATGGTCGGCCCGCCGGTGGCCGCGGCGGCGCAGGATATCGACATCGACGCCGCCCTTCGCGCCGAAATGGCGCAGCGCAAGCCGAGTCAGGCCGCCGCCCATGTCGCAAAGGCCCACGGCCTCGACCGCAAGGCGCTCTATGCCCGCGCGATGGAACTCAAATCCCCATGA
- a CDS encoding DUF2721 domain-containing protein, with protein sequence MIPDILAVNTQIASDLVSRTASTARVQQILQLSLAPAFLLAAVAAMLNVMNQRLTWIVDRVERLERRAERGGLDREVQELPALLRRQKFAHVAINFSTGSALMICIVVSLMFVSAFIRPPLGTWVAAAWIAAMMGVFVSLLYFLLETQLATRSSRDRRRISRELRRREED encoded by the coding sequence ATGATCCCCGATATCCTCGCCGTGAATACGCAGATCGCATCCGATCTCGTGTCCCGCACCGCCAGCACGGCGCGGGTGCAGCAGATCCTGCAACTGTCGCTGGCGCCGGCGTTCCTGCTGGCTGCGGTGGCGGCGATGCTGAACGTCATGAATCAGCGGCTGACATGGATCGTCGACCGTGTCGAACGGCTCGAACGCAGGGCCGAGCGCGGCGGGCTCGACCGGGAGGTGCAGGAATTGCCCGCCCTCCTGCGGCGTCAGAAATTCGCGCATGTCGCCATTAATTTCAGCACGGGCTCCGCGCTGATGATCTGTATCGTGGTCAGCCTGATGTTCGTGTCGGCCTTCATCCGCCCGCCGCTCGGCACATGGGTTGCGGCGGCGTGGATCGCGGCGATGATGGGCGTGTTCGTGAGCCTGCTCTATTTCCTGCTCGAAACGCAGCTTGCGACCCGCTCTTCACGCGACCGGCGCCGCATCTCGCGCGAATTGCGCCGCCGCGAGGAGGATTAG
- a CDS encoding DedA family protein produces MSDWIVSIIEGGGYVGIAFLMALENIFPPLPSEVIMGVAGVAVAEGRMAFWPLLAWSTLGATLGNYAWFLLGDRLGYERMRPFVDRHGRWLTMDWRQVEATSRFFRRWGQWVVFFLRFSPLMRTIISLPAGLAHMGHWKFLIYTLAGTAIWNAALIWGAGLMARWFREFEHYLGDAVLVLVVAMTAFYIYRVVTWKAVDHDPGDPPA; encoded by the coding sequence ATGAGCGACTGGATCGTCTCGATCATCGAGGGTGGCGGCTATGTCGGGATCGCGTTCCTGATGGCGCTGGAGAATATTTTCCCGCCCCTGCCCAGCGAGGTCATCATGGGCGTGGCCGGCGTCGCCGTGGCGGAGGGGCGGATGGCGTTCTGGCCCCTGCTCGCCTGGAGCACATTGGGTGCGACGCTCGGCAATTACGCATGGTTCCTGCTCGGCGACAGGCTGGGATACGAACGCATGCGGCCGTTTGTCGACCGGCATGGCCGCTGGCTCACCATGGACTGGCGACAGGTGGAGGCGACGAGCCGCTTCTTTCGCCGCTGGGGCCAATGGGTCGTGTTCTTCCTGCGCTTTTCGCCGTTGATGCGCACGATCATCTCGCTACCGGCCGGTCTTGCCCACATGGGACACTGGAAATTCCTCATATACACGCTTGCGGGGACGGCGATCTGGAATGCGGCGCTGATCTGGGGGGCGGGATTGATGGCGCGCTGGTTCCGGGAATTCGAACATTACCTGGGCGATGCGGTGCTCGTGCTCGTCGTCGCGATGACGGCGTTCTACATCTACCGCGTGGTCACGTGGAAGGCCGTGGACCACGATCCGGGCGATCCGCCGGCGTGA